From the genome of Sander lucioperca isolate FBNREF2018 chromosome 1, SLUC_FBN_1.2, whole genome shotgun sequence, one region includes:
- the LOC116052055 gene encoding gamma-aminobutyric acid receptor subunit pi isoform X2 translates to MSVQLQTLLLLTLCLSVTHGWGEWNDSQLQPTIQKLMKGYNRYLRPNFNEGPVEIGMSLDIASIDAISEINMDYTATIFLRQRWRDSRLVFPGNESVSVDGRLVSLLWIPDTFIPDSKRSFLHDVTVENRLIRIFSNGTVLYALRITATIACNMDLTKYPMDRQVCTLQLESWGYNLQDVVFYWTRGNDSVKGLDILRLAQYSVESYYTSVSEAVYETGQYPKLVLHFTLRRNVLFFILETYVPSILLVVLSWVSFWISQSSVPARVCIGVTTVLTMTTLMMGARTSLPNANCFIKAIDVYLGICFTFIFGALVEYACAHFYNMQNQTIEDVYRDLLREFNESNGNGSIPIVGSNQPNQSVEIGSPAEELTEQSANSATRNNVVSKEKVSGQGCSLSSVKDVSRRAASAFTVENPHNIDRRARTVFPTAFLFVNILYWLYYLFL, encoded by the exons ATGTCTGTGCAGCTGCAAACGCTACTGCTGCTGACGCTCTGCCTGAGCGTCACACATGG CTGGGGAGAATGGAACGACTCTCAGCTTCAGCCGACGATTCAGAAGTTGATGAAAGGATACAACCGCTACCTCAGACCTAATTTCAATG AGGGCCCTGTGGAAATTGGGATGAGCCTTGACATCGCCAGCATTGATGCCATCTCTGAAATCAACATG GACTACACTGCAACCATCTTCCTTCGTCAGCGCTGGCGGGACTCCAGGCTGGTGTTCCCGGGAAATGAGAGCGTCAGCGTGGATGGACGCCTCGTGTCCTTGCTCTGGATCCCCGACACCTTCATCCCTGACTCCAAGCGCTCCTTCCTGCATGACGTTACAGTGGAAAACCGCCTCATACGCATATTCAGCAACGGAACTGTTCTCTATGCCCTACG CATCACGGCTACAATTGCCTGCAACATGGACCTGACCAAGTACCCCATGGACAGACAGGTGTGCACCCTGCAACTGGAGAGCT ggGGCTACAACCTGCAGGATGTGGTGTTCTACTGGACCAGAGGGAATGATTCAGTCAAGGGTCTTGACATCCTGCGGCTGGCTCAGTACAGTGTAGAGAGCTACTATACATCAGTATCAGAGGCTGTGTatgagacag GACAATACCCCAAGCTGGTGTTGCATTTCACACTGCGTAGAAACGTGCTGTTCTTTATTTTGGAGACGTATGTTCCCTCCATCCTGCTGGTGGTTCTCTCCTGGGTCTCTTTCTGGATCAGCCAGTCCTCTGTCCCAGCTAGGGTTTGTATTG GAGTAACAACAGTCCTGACAATGACCACACTAATGATGGGCGCCCGCACTTCCCTGCCCAATGCCAACTGCTTCATCAAAGCCATAGATGTTTACCTGGGAATCTGTTTCACCTTCATCTTTGGTGCACTGGTGGAGTACGCCTGTGCTCACTTCTATAACATGCAGAACCAGACTATTGAGGATGTATACAGG GATCTTCTGAGGGAGTTCAATGAATCCAATGGAAACGGCTCCATCCCCATCGTCGGCTCCAACCAACCAAACCAGTCTGTTGAGATCGGCTCCCCTGCAGAGGAACTCACGGAGCAGTCAGCGAACAGTGCCACTAGGAACAATGTCGTATCTAAAGAGAAGGTGTCAGGACAGGGCTGCAGCTTGTCTTCAGTGAAGGACGTGTCACGTAGGGCAGCATCTGCCTTCACTGTGGAAAATCCGCACAACATCGATCGCCGTGCTCGCACGGTTTTCCCCACGGCGTTTCTCTTTGTCAATATCCTCTACTGGCTTTACTATCTCTTTCTCTGA
- the LOC116052055 gene encoding gamma-aminobutyric acid receptor subunit pi isoform X1, producing MSVQLQTLLLLTLCLSVTHGNSWGEWNDSQLQPTIQKLMKGYNRYLRPNFNEGPVEIGMSLDIASIDAISEINMDYTATIFLRQRWRDSRLVFPGNESVSVDGRLVSLLWIPDTFIPDSKRSFLHDVTVENRLIRIFSNGTVLYALRITATIACNMDLTKYPMDRQVCTLQLESWGYNLQDVVFYWTRGNDSVKGLDILRLAQYSVESYYTSVSEAVYETGQYPKLVLHFTLRRNVLFFILETYVPSILLVVLSWVSFWISQSSVPARVCIGVTTVLTMTTLMMGARTSLPNANCFIKAIDVYLGICFTFIFGALVEYACAHFYNMQNQTIEDVYRDLLREFNESNGNGSIPIVGSNQPNQSVEIGSPAEELTEQSANSATRNNVVSKEKVSGQGCSLSSVKDVSRRAASAFTVENPHNIDRRARTVFPTAFLFVNILYWLYYLFL from the exons ATGTCTGTGCAGCTGCAAACGCTACTGCTGCTGACGCTCTGCCTGAGCGTCACACATGG CAACAGCTGGGGAGAATGGAACGACTCTCAGCTTCAGCCGACGATTCAGAAGTTGATGAAAGGATACAACCGCTACCTCAGACCTAATTTCAATG AGGGCCCTGTGGAAATTGGGATGAGCCTTGACATCGCCAGCATTGATGCCATCTCTGAAATCAACATG GACTACACTGCAACCATCTTCCTTCGTCAGCGCTGGCGGGACTCCAGGCTGGTGTTCCCGGGAAATGAGAGCGTCAGCGTGGATGGACGCCTCGTGTCCTTGCTCTGGATCCCCGACACCTTCATCCCTGACTCCAAGCGCTCCTTCCTGCATGACGTTACAGTGGAAAACCGCCTCATACGCATATTCAGCAACGGAACTGTTCTCTATGCCCTACG CATCACGGCTACAATTGCCTGCAACATGGACCTGACCAAGTACCCCATGGACAGACAGGTGTGCACCCTGCAACTGGAGAGCT ggGGCTACAACCTGCAGGATGTGGTGTTCTACTGGACCAGAGGGAATGATTCAGTCAAGGGTCTTGACATCCTGCGGCTGGCTCAGTACAGTGTAGAGAGCTACTATACATCAGTATCAGAGGCTGTGTatgagacag GACAATACCCCAAGCTGGTGTTGCATTTCACACTGCGTAGAAACGTGCTGTTCTTTATTTTGGAGACGTATGTTCCCTCCATCCTGCTGGTGGTTCTCTCCTGGGTCTCTTTCTGGATCAGCCAGTCCTCTGTCCCAGCTAGGGTTTGTATTG GAGTAACAACAGTCCTGACAATGACCACACTAATGATGGGCGCCCGCACTTCCCTGCCCAATGCCAACTGCTTCATCAAAGCCATAGATGTTTACCTGGGAATCTGTTTCACCTTCATCTTTGGTGCACTGGTGGAGTACGCCTGTGCTCACTTCTATAACATGCAGAACCAGACTATTGAGGATGTATACAGG GATCTTCTGAGGGAGTTCAATGAATCCAATGGAAACGGCTCCATCCCCATCGTCGGCTCCAACCAACCAAACCAGTCTGTTGAGATCGGCTCCCCTGCAGAGGAACTCACGGAGCAGTCAGCGAACAGTGCCACTAGGAACAATGTCGTATCTAAAGAGAAGGTGTCAGGACAGGGCTGCAGCTTGTCTTCAGTGAAGGACGTGTCACGTAGGGCAGCATCTGCCTTCACTGTGGAAAATCCGCACAACATCGATCGCCGTGCTCGCACGGTTTTCCCCACGGCGTTTCTCTTTGTCAATATCCTCTACTGGCTTTACTATCTCTTTCTCTGA